The Alcanivorax sediminis genome window below encodes:
- a CDS encoding amidohydrolase family protein, protein MSMNRTLPLVAVTAVATFLSACGGGGSSATATQDTSTPATAQQQPVTLPPTPSKPPEQPQPLNRYSFANGCFTLSSEGRYLQAGTDGYQLTTSAGEATAFYMKPTALGRYLLVSNYQRDPGAFGDIELLGISDPAGEFLDDSGNFIGEVSYLVSGLGDTLNLVLDPIAPLGGLLRELGESLDGLGDNIGEINVQPALGKVDKASDLAVWNVNPSEGERFTVASQVTGLLLTATDEGLTLSSPSLEDDNTRFTLASAEQCASYPEAHVSADVEEQGPAIYLREVERFRNVPGLDNDDIFGYVDAHSHISAYEFIGGRINYGDPFHKFGVDHALHDCAENHGPEGLTGVVEQVTSTPGPHATRGWPDFPYWPRNNSLQHHQSYYKWIERAHLSGLKILVNHLVHNEILCQLNPQKQNDCDTMVAIEMQAEQMHRMQDYIDAQNGGPGEGWFRIVTDPAQARDVIADGKMAVILGVEASKALNCGEFLNVAECSREEIVERLDRLYAMDVRSLFPVHKFDNAFGGHLPDLSDGIGIGAVLYGGNLLETGHPIEFEECPEHEHGDTSNPVADALQPLGIFDQLLFQIDYVGERFPASPEELAEYDPRRGTDHLCNTRGLTDLGFFLIEELTKRGMMIETDHISRKAASQILDVTGARGYPVINSHGGWGGTEDLRNQVAAQGGIAASFGSVRGNWVDQLTRDGNRPRADEFKVGPFGGAPFASDVNGIASLAGNPGTPDQETSLYPFTSVDGRVVFDKQLTGDHAFSLYEGRGVAHYGLYPDQIADMIANSDRSEEQVNDAVNQLFTSAEAYIRMWERLELATQ, encoded by the coding sequence ATGTCGATGAATCGGACACTGCCACTGGTGGCAGTTACTGCTGTTGCCACATTTTTGTCGGCCTGCGGGGGCGGAGGCAGCAGCGCTACCGCCACTCAGGACACCAGCACACCGGCCACCGCCCAACAGCAACCGGTCACCCTCCCCCCCACGCCCAGCAAGCCACCGGAACAGCCGCAACCGCTGAATCGTTACAGCTTCGCCAATGGCTGCTTCACCCTCTCCAGTGAAGGGCGCTACCTGCAGGCGGGGACAGACGGGTATCAGCTGACCACCAGCGCCGGGGAGGCAACTGCCTTTTACATGAAACCCACGGCTCTGGGGCGCTACTTGCTGGTCTCAAACTATCAGCGCGATCCCGGTGCTTTCGGTGATATCGAGCTGCTCGGCATCAGCGATCCGGCCGGCGAGTTCCTTGATGACAGCGGCAACTTCATTGGTGAGGTCAGCTATCTGGTTTCCGGTCTGGGCGACACCCTGAATCTGGTGCTCGACCCCATTGCTCCCCTGGGCGGCCTGCTCAGGGAGCTGGGCGAAAGCCTGGATGGACTGGGAGACAACATCGGTGAGATCAACGTTCAACCTGCCCTCGGCAAGGTGGACAAGGCCAGCGACCTGGCCGTGTGGAACGTGAACCCCAGTGAAGGGGAGCGCTTTACCGTGGCATCCCAGGTGACCGGCCTGCTGCTCACCGCCACTGATGAAGGGCTGACACTCAGCTCACCCAGCCTGGAAGATGACAATACCCGCTTCACTCTGGCTTCAGCGGAACAGTGCGCCAGCTACCCTGAGGCGCACGTCAGCGCCGACGTGGAAGAACAGGGCCCCGCGATCTACCTCAGGGAAGTGGAGCGTTTCCGCAACGTTCCAGGTCTGGATAACGACGATATCTTTGGTTATGTGGATGCCCACAGCCACATCTCTGCCTACGAATTCATTGGCGGTCGCATCAACTATGGCGACCCCTTCCACAAATTTGGTGTTGATCATGCCCTGCATGACTGCGCGGAGAACCATGGGCCAGAAGGGCTTACCGGCGTGGTGGAACAGGTCACCAGCACGCCAGGGCCCCACGCCACACGTGGCTGGCCGGACTTCCCTTACTGGCCGCGCAATAATTCCTTGCAACACCACCAGAGCTACTACAAATGGATCGAACGGGCACACCTGTCTGGCCTGAAGATCCTGGTGAACCATTTGGTGCACAACGAAATCCTGTGCCAACTCAATCCGCAAAAGCAGAACGACTGCGACACCATGGTGGCTATTGAAATGCAGGCGGAGCAAATGCATCGCATGCAGGACTACATTGATGCCCAGAACGGCGGCCCCGGTGAAGGCTGGTTCCGTATTGTCACCGATCCCGCCCAGGCACGGGATGTCATCGCCGACGGCAAGATGGCCGTAATCCTCGGCGTGGAAGCCTCCAAAGCGCTCAACTGTGGTGAGTTCCTCAACGTGGCCGAGTGTAGCCGCGAAGAGATTGTGGAGCGTCTTGATCGACTCTACGCCATGGACGTTCGCAGCCTGTTCCCGGTCCACAAATTTGACAACGCCTTTGGCGGTCACCTGCCAGATCTCTCCGACGGTATTGGTATTGGTGCCGTGCTGTATGGCGGCAACCTGCTGGAAACCGGTCACCCCATCGAGTTTGAGGAATGTCCGGAGCACGAGCATGGCGACACCAGCAATCCCGTCGCCGACGCCCTGCAACCACTTGGTATTTTTGATCAGCTGCTATTCCAGATTGATTACGTGGGCGAGCGTTTTCCTGCCTCCCCGGAAGAACTGGCGGAATACGATCCGCGCCGCGGCACTGACCACCTGTGTAACACCCGCGGCCTTACCGACCTCGGTTTCTTCCTGATTGAGGAACTGACCAAGCGCGGCATGATGATCGAAACCGACCACATCAGCCGCAAGGCAGCCAGCCAGATTCTCGACGTCACCGGCGCCCGCGGTTACCCCGTCATCAACAGCCATGGCGGCTGGGGCGGCACAGAGGACCTGCGCAATCAGGTGGCTGCGCAAGGCGGCATTGCGGCCTCTTTCGGCAGCGTTCGCGGTAACTGGGTAGACCAGCTGACCCGCGATGGTAACCGCCCCCGCGCTGACGAATTCAAGGTGGGCCCGTTCGGCGGCGCGCCCTTTGCCTCAGACGTGAACGGCATTGCCAGCCTCGCCGGCAACCCCGGCACCCCGGATCAGGAAACCTCGCTCTACCCGTTCACCTCGGTGGATGGCCGCGTGGTATTCGACAAGCAACTTACCGGTGACCACGCCTTCAGTCTTTACGAAGGCCGCGGCGTTGCCCACTACGGTCTCTACCCGGACCAGATTGCCGACATGATCGCCAACAGCGACCGCTCGGAGGAGCAGGTGAACGATGCTGTTAACCAGCTATTCACCTCGGCGGAAGCCTACATACGGATGTGGGAACGACTGGAGCTGGCCACTCAGTAA
- a CDS encoding lysophospholipid acyltransferase family protein, protein MSTDSYPRRGNGFSRALARGFLKLIGWKVVRPLPEIPKAVMIGGPHTSNWDGIVTLAAMMELGLDAHVMIKDSAFKGPLGSLLRWMGALPIDRSKAGGVVEQTVAKFNEHDKLFMIVAPEGTRSGASQWKTGFYRIAEKSGVPIIVASADYRKKEIDFPLVVPASGDLETDLATILNCYAKVHPRHPEKLSAPIKALRDKVE, encoded by the coding sequence ATGAGCACTGATTCCTATCCCCGCCGTGGTAACGGCTTTTCCCGCGCGCTGGCCCGTGGTTTCCTGAAACTGATTGGCTGGAAAGTGGTGCGTCCTCTGCCTGAGATACCCAAGGCAGTGATGATCGGTGGGCCCCATACCTCCAACTGGGACGGTATCGTGACGCTGGCGGCCATGATGGAGCTGGGGCTGGATGCCCACGTGATGATCAAGGACAGCGCTTTCAAGGGGCCGCTGGGTTCGCTGTTGCGCTGGATGGGCGCGCTGCCCATTGATCGCAGCAAGGCCGGAGGGGTGGTTGAGCAGACTGTGGCTAAGTTCAACGAGCATGACAAGTTGTTCATGATCGTGGCTCCGGAAGGCACCCGCAGTGGTGCCAGCCAGTGGAAAACCGGCTTTTACCGCATTGCCGAAAAATCAGGGGTGCCGATCATCGTGGCGTCGGCGGACTACCGTAAAAAGGAAATCGATTTTCCGCTGGTGGTACCGGCTTCAGGTGACCTGGAGACAGACCTGGCTACCATTCTCAATTGCTATGCGAAGGTACACCCTCGCCATCCGGAAAAGTTGTCTGCGCCCATCAAGGCGCTGCGGGATAAAGTGGAATAG
- a CDS encoding ABC1 kinase family protein has translation MSDHDSKQLQDSGAAWQPLTDFAGQRQQDSGLKAWLAVINGCIKAIESAAWQGRDLADQAFRACQAIGRGANAVNEEMQLLADEARRWPARLKRLSVTGWMLTKILTSYRLWNTRSAFLPRSMREKALTALHERNAQRFLETSQKQGGAFLKIGQLLSSRPDLLPQPWVEALAILQDQVNPISYAEVCAVIEADFGQPLEELFAEFNPEPLAAASIGQVHHARLADGTEVAVKIQRPGLDELVELDMAILKVFVDAVKSALPPMDTDTIVREIQRTVREELDYEREARILTSIGKQLSHVEGVTTPSLVPSLSTRRVLTTAFVKGRKLTVVLDELAQDNPAALNLILHRLLDAWFSQVLHGGHFHADPHPGNIMISDQGELVLLDFGCSQAISREARHGYFRVLQACVVDEPAVIAETLDKLGFRTRSGQPGTLLAFVSAILDQVREAIINPDQQDGWPSSEAVMQQLADLLGQLEHDPVESMPEDFIMLARVFGTLGGLFLHYQPEIDIAGLMLGYLTKPIDGHHQPVAA, from the coding sequence ATGAGCGATCACGACTCCAAACAGCTTCAGGACTCCGGCGCCGCCTGGCAGCCACTCACCGACTTTGCAGGCCAGCGACAGCAGGACAGCGGTCTCAAGGCCTGGCTGGCGGTGATCAATGGCTGCATCAAAGCCATCGAGTCCGCCGCCTGGCAAGGCCGAGACCTGGCCGATCAGGCCTTTCGCGCCTGTCAGGCCATTGGTCGTGGCGCTAATGCGGTCAATGAGGAAATGCAGCTGCTGGCCGACGAAGCCCGGCGCTGGCCTGCTCGCCTGAAGCGCCTCAGCGTCACTGGCTGGATGCTCACCAAGATCCTTACCAGCTACCGCCTGTGGAATACCCGTTCTGCCTTCCTGCCCAGGAGCATGCGCGAAAAAGCGTTGACGGCCCTCCACGAACGCAATGCTCAACGTTTTCTGGAGACCTCCCAAAAGCAGGGCGGCGCCTTCCTCAAAATTGGCCAGCTGCTCTCCAGCCGCCCGGATCTGTTGCCGCAACCCTGGGTCGAGGCGCTGGCCATTCTTCAGGATCAGGTCAACCCAATTTCCTACGCAGAGGTCTGCGCCGTTATTGAGGCTGACTTCGGCCAGCCGTTGGAAGAATTGTTTGCCGAGTTCAACCCTGAACCCCTTGCTGCCGCCAGCATTGGCCAGGTGCACCATGCCCGGCTCGCAGACGGCACCGAGGTGGCGGTCAAGATTCAGCGCCCGGGTCTGGATGAGCTGGTGGAGCTGGATATGGCCATCCTCAAGGTTTTCGTGGATGCGGTGAAAAGCGCCCTACCCCCCATGGACACCGATACCATCGTGCGCGAGATCCAGCGCACCGTTCGTGAAGAGCTGGACTATGAGCGTGAGGCCCGCATCCTCACCAGCATTGGCAAACAACTGAGCCACGTTGAGGGTGTCACCACGCCGTCGCTGGTGCCGTCACTGAGTACTCGCCGGGTCCTGACAACCGCTTTTGTCAAAGGCCGCAAACTGACTGTGGTGCTGGATGAGCTTGCCCAGGACAACCCTGCTGCGCTCAACCTGATACTGCATCGCCTGCTGGACGCCTGGTTCAGTCAGGTGTTGCACGGCGGCCATTTCCACGCTGACCCGCACCCCGGCAACATCATGATCTCTGATCAGGGCGAGCTGGTGCTGCTGGACTTTGGTTGCAGCCAGGCCATCAGCCGGGAAGCCCGTCACGGCTACTTCCGTGTATTGCAAGCCTGTGTCGTCGATGAGCCCGCCGTGATTGCCGAAACCCTGGACAAGCTGGGCTTCCGTACCCGCAGCGGCCAGCCCGGCACCCTGCTGGCTTTTGTCTCCGCCATCCTTGACCAGGTGCGCGAGGCTATTATCAACCCGGATCAGCAGGACGGTTGGCCGTCCTCGGAAGCGGTAATGCAGCAGCTTGCAGACCTGCTGGGTCAGCTGGAGCATGACCCAGTGGAAAGCATGCCAGAGGACTTCATCATGCTGGCACGTGTGTTCGGCACCCTGGGCGGCCTGTTCCTGCATTATCAACCGGAGATCGATATCGCTGGCCTGATGCTGGGATACCTGACCAAACCAATTGATGGGCACCACCAACCGGTGGCGGCTTAA
- a CDS encoding porin, whose translation MNALGKASAVMVLSAMSVTALADMTLEERLSEAESRLEMLEKQPAQNAGLEDKVKINGFMTFAMERASGTRSASGERLVFSENVSSDEWNMNSLTRAGIQFTGEVNEKTEAVVQLLGRADEDFDAGVQWAYVSYELSPTLKARAGRLVLPFYLHSQYTQVGYAYNWVTLPEEMYSVIPLDTHEGIDLTWNLSTGPVANSINVFWGGMDVPANGLQFKVRDQYGANIRSDLGNWALWYSYTNSRVSVDLTPLSPDPLFDPAFAALNMDEHYAYFTGVGLQYDNGSFFTMGEVGRLDLSTPNHWFPRLESAYVSMGYRIGKFTPQVTWASIDHSDFQDVDTSNPVAPAIFDNFADRQKSWTFTARYDLTPGVALKAEVTRNYDLGDSEYPSKGLYDSSCDVATAGLGCGQPDDDDPLIYRFAVESVF comes from the coding sequence ATGAACGCTTTAGGCAAGGCCTCGGCTGTCATGGTGTTGTCTGCCATGTCAGTGACGGCCCTGGCGGATATGACCTTGGAGGAACGTCTTTCTGAGGCAGAATCGCGACTTGAAATGCTGGAAAAGCAGCCTGCGCAGAACGCAGGTCTGGAAGACAAGGTAAAGATCAACGGTTTTATGACCTTTGCTATGGAGCGTGCATCGGGTACCAGGTCTGCTTCAGGGGAGCGTTTGGTTTTCTCTGAAAATGTGAGCAGTGACGAGTGGAACATGAACAGTCTGACACGGGCTGGCATTCAGTTTACGGGGGAAGTCAACGAGAAGACCGAAGCGGTGGTTCAGCTCCTGGGAAGGGCGGATGAGGATTTTGATGCTGGCGTTCAATGGGCGTATGTGTCGTATGAGCTCTCTCCCACATTAAAAGCTCGGGCCGGGCGGCTGGTATTGCCGTTCTATCTGCACTCTCAGTACACCCAGGTCGGTTATGCGTATAACTGGGTGACCTTGCCGGAAGAAATGTACTCAGTGATTCCGCTCGATACACATGAGGGAATCGATTTGACCTGGAACCTGTCAACCGGTCCGGTAGCCAACAGCATCAATGTATTCTGGGGAGGCATGGATGTGCCGGCTAATGGATTGCAATTCAAGGTCCGTGATCAATATGGCGCCAATATCCGTTCTGACTTGGGGAACTGGGCACTCTGGTACAGCTATACCAACAGCCGGGTAAGTGTTGACCTTACTCCTCTATCCCCGGATCCATTATTTGACCCTGCTTTTGCCGCACTGAATATGGATGAGCACTACGCTTATTTCACTGGCGTGGGGCTGCAATATGATAATGGCTCTTTCTTTACCATGGGGGAAGTTGGCCGGCTGGACCTGTCCACTCCCAATCACTGGTTTCCTCGGCTTGAATCTGCGTATGTCTCGATGGGGTATCGCATAGGTAAATTTACCCCGCAAGTGACCTGGGCCAGCATTGATCACAGCGACTTTCAGGATGTCGACACCTCTAATCCGGTCGCGCCAGCCATCTTCGATAATTTCGCAGATCGCCAGAAGAGCTGGACGTTTACCGCACGCTACGATTTGACTCCCGGTGTGGCACTCAAGGCAGAAGTGACCCGAAACTATGATCTTGGTGATAGCGAGTATCCATCAAAAGGCCTTTACGACAGCAGCTGTGATGTTGCGACTGCGGGGCTGGGTTGTGGGCAGCCTGATGATGATGACCCACTGATCTACCGCTTTGCTGTAGAAAGTGTTTTTTAA
- a CDS encoding parallel beta-helix domain-containing protein: MSIDLTRPIALALLASALSLTGCGGGGSSNSPASNSPVANTGGGGTDTPPLTGDGRTFLVSPGDNATKDMVDAMIQLRPGDTLQFDCGYFNLDQGLLIQATEDVLIKGCGKDKTILSFKDSVNVTGLEALNISGITVEDLTILDSPGDAFKLKGVKWGTLRNVRAIWSGGGGQITEENYAERVNVACTTPPFNEGDPTPDYVPSSASGRYGIYPVESENILVEGSESVGASDAGIYVGQTNTAIIRDSRAVYNVMGFEIENVQGGEYDNNVAECNTGGFLIYDLENITQYGDTSVMINNLARNNNTYNFAHSGLVSAVPRGTGFITLGYDNIEVVNNTFEDHSTAAVIYTSYELIDGKGQTADRKLDPYTEGLHIHNNVMKKSGYDLPPPNLEKVANGEVESVLPTLIGLKNLPTINDPTQLLGSLDNILNLGKGAHIVWDGLLDDLDADCPYPVDSNGEPVPKDSNGKPIHTNEHPNPSCHYNAYKFDDEGARIQPKWGSCFHDNEFSDDSEPYLNFHGTDGLELVLALAEQDFSILSPEGLLDALEGLMNMPSDTNIADHDCQTRFGSVLSSLPRVVIPPFERSGDFDPAPDPEVVEQLCNTEVASGEINRAALVVNCPRLDQYNLFASSDDPRSLPNEGGVPYVLNSKLFSDYATKYRVVFVPPGTKAVYRDGQDGNNLNGGIHFPAGTVIAKTFAFTNESEGTERLVETRLLIKRTSSSGKPIWEGLPYIWGEENGELVARLAMGGGTTTAEWHYRDADSGSLLTGSTTGYSVPNANQCITCHGNDDQPAGSAPIGPKPRNLNRPYKAESAFMGNTGQAGFPAVNQLQYWTDVGILTGTPELTISNGIATNIERIPHWNVPGDSGATAGSDADVESRVRAYLEVNCQHCHNDKGAASNTGYYLDHFRDVDASYGVCKKPTATGGGSCGRQHVLVPGSADSSIVSCRVAAENDPQRMMPPIARSVAHTEASALLDQWINTVVDSSYTNAEACGN; encoded by the coding sequence ATGAGCATCGACCTTACCCGACCCATAGCGCTGGCCTTGCTGGCCAGCGCACTCAGCCTCACCGGCTGTGGTGGTGGCGGCAGCAGTAATAGCCCCGCCAGCAACTCACCCGTTGCCAATACAGGTGGCGGTGGCACTGACACGCCGCCGCTGACCGGCGATGGCCGCACCTTCCTGGTCAGCCCCGGCGACAACGCCACCAAGGACATGGTCGATGCCATGATTCAGCTTCGTCCGGGGGATACGCTGCAATTCGATTGTGGTTACTTCAACCTGGACCAGGGGCTTTTGATTCAGGCTACTGAGGACGTGTTGATCAAGGGCTGCGGCAAGGACAAGACCATTCTGTCCTTCAAGGACAGCGTCAACGTCACCGGTCTTGAAGCACTCAATATCAGCGGCATCACCGTGGAAGACCTGACCATCCTCGACTCCCCCGGTGACGCCTTCAAACTGAAGGGCGTCAAGTGGGGCACCCTGCGTAATGTACGAGCCATCTGGTCCGGCGGCGGTGGGCAGATCACCGAAGAAAACTACGCTGAGCGCGTCAATGTGGCCTGTACCACACCGCCGTTCAACGAAGGCGACCCGACTCCGGACTATGTCCCCAGTTCGGCCAGTGGTCGTTACGGTATCTACCCGGTTGAATCGGAAAATATCCTGGTAGAGGGCAGTGAATCCGTCGGCGCGTCCGATGCTGGCATCTACGTCGGCCAGACCAACACCGCCATCATTCGAGACAGCCGTGCGGTCTATAACGTGATGGGCTTCGAGATCGAAAACGTTCAAGGCGGCGAATACGATAACAACGTGGCCGAATGTAATACCGGTGGTTTCCTGATCTACGATCTGGAAAACATCACCCAGTACGGTGATACCTCGGTGATGATCAACAACCTGGCCCGCAACAACAATACCTACAACTTCGCACACAGTGGCCTGGTGTCCGCCGTGCCTCGCGGCACCGGTTTTATCACCCTGGGCTACGACAATATTGAAGTGGTCAACAACACCTTCGAAGACCACAGTACGGCTGCTGTCATCTACACCAGCTACGAGCTGATTGATGGCAAGGGACAAACTGCAGACAGGAAACTCGACCCTTATACCGAAGGCCTGCACATCCACAACAACGTGATGAAAAAGTCAGGCTATGATCTGCCCCCGCCGAACCTGGAGAAAGTGGCCAACGGCGAAGTGGAAAGTGTCCTGCCCACCCTCATCGGTCTGAAAAACCTGCCCACCATCAACGATCCCACACAGCTGTTGGGAAGCCTGGACAATATCCTCAATCTGGGCAAAGGCGCCCATATTGTCTGGGATGGTCTGCTCGATGATCTCGACGCCGACTGCCCCTACCCGGTGGACAGCAATGGCGAACCGGTACCCAAAGACAGTAACGGCAAGCCGATCCATACCAATGAACACCCCAACCCCAGCTGCCATTACAACGCCTACAAGTTCGACGATGAAGGCGCCCGTATTCAGCCGAAGTGGGGGTCCTGCTTCCACGACAATGAGTTCTCTGACGACAGCGAACCCTACCTGAACTTCCACGGCACCGATGGTCTGGAACTGGTTCTGGCGCTGGCTGAACAGGACTTCTCCATCCTTTCTCCCGAGGGGCTGCTGGACGCTCTGGAAGGTCTGATGAATATGCCTTCCGATACCAATATTGCCGACCATGATTGCCAGACCCGCTTTGGCAGTGTGCTCAGCTCTCTGCCTCGAGTGGTGATTCCGCCCTTCGAGCGTAGTGGTGATTTCGATCCTGCTCCGGATCCGGAAGTGGTCGAGCAACTGTGTAATACCGAAGTCGCCAGTGGCGAGATCAACCGCGCAGCCCTGGTAGTGAACTGCCCGCGTCTGGACCAGTACAACCTGTTTGCCAGCAGCGATGACCCTCGCAGCCTGCCCAACGAAGGCGGCGTACCCTATGTACTGAACAGCAAGCTGTTTTCCGATTACGCCACCAAGTACCGCGTTGTCTTTGTGCCGCCGGGCACCAAGGCCGTGTACCGTGACGGTCAGGATGGCAACAACCTCAACGGTGGCATCCACTTCCCCGCAGGCACTGTGATCGCCAAGACCTTTGCCTTCACCAATGAAAGTGAAGGTACCGAAAGACTGGTGGAAACCCGTTTGCTGATCAAACGTACCAGCAGCAGCGGCAAACCCATCTGGGAAGGTCTCCCTTATATCTGGGGCGAAGAAAATGGCGAGCTGGTGGCGCGTCTGGCCATGGGTGGCGGCACAACGACTGCTGAATGGCACTACCGTGATGCAGACTCCGGCTCTCTGCTTACCGGCAGCACCACCGGCTATTCCGTGCCCAACGCCAATCAGTGCATCACCTGCCACGGCAATGATGATCAGCCCGCAGGCAGCGCCCCCATTGGACCGAAACCCCGCAACCTGAACCGTCCCTACAAGGCCGAATCTGCGTTCATGGGCAACACCGGTCAGGCGGGCTTCCCGGCAGTGAACCAACTACAGTACTGGACCGATGTGGGCATTCTCACTGGTACACCGGAGCTCACCATCAGCAACGGCATCGCGACCAACATCGAGCGTATTCCACACTGGAATGTGCCCGGCGACAGTGGCGCTACAGCGGGCTCTGACGCCGACGTTGAAAGCCGCGTGCGCGCCTACCTGGAAGTGAACTGCCAGCACTGTCATAACGACAAGGGCGCCGCCTCCAACACGGGCTATTACCTGGATCACTTCCGTGATGTGGATGCCAGCTATGGGGTCTGCAAGAAGCCCACCGCCACCGGCGGCGGCTCCTGTGGCCGCCAGCATGTACTGGTGCCCGGCAGCGCAGACAGCTCCATCGTCTCCTGTCGCGTGGCTGCCGAAAACGATCCGCAGCGGATGATGCCCCCCATTGCCCGCAGTGTTGCCCATACCGAAGCCAGCGCCCTGCTGGATCAATGGATCAACACCGTGGTGGACAGCAGCTACACCAACGCTGAAGCCTGCGGCAACTGA
- a CDS encoding monovalent cation:proton antiporter family protein, whose amino-acid sequence MHDALTLIVVLLGSAVAAVVLFRRLGMPPILAYLLCGLAAGPFGFGGITDLEGIQHVAEFGIVFLLFTLGLEFSIPRLLTLRRVVFGAGPLQVILTGLAVFAVMRLLGFSPLTSGITGCALSLSSTAIVIRELIGRGAVNTGYGRASTGILLFQDLAAVLMLVLLPLFSQENSDNLLGMTALTLGKSLLLFVGIFVVGKWVLPRLLEETGRTRSDEVFVMTALLLALVAAWVTHWLGLSMALGAFLAGMMLGESHFRHQIEADLRPFRDLLLGLFFISVGMLVDPDLFAAKWHWIIIAAASIMLFKVVLIMVLLKTLGERTEVSLRSGLILSQCGEFGFVLVALAVSHDVMTPGKAGLLVSITVLTMSVTPALIHNSGRLTRALLRPWLSVPDDAPVSKDIQGHVILCGYGRVGQNLMRYLANFHHQAIAVDLDIVRLQEASAAGERILYGDASRKDILERAGIERARLLVVTFDNARLAERIIHTVRDINPDIRVLVRTRDETHLESLTEAGAAEVVPEVLEASLMLVAHALMMLDVPFERVLATLRKTRRERYRMLRGYYHGDSFPTADSAGNPYRLLHAVTLTGKARAIGLSIEECSLKDVEIREIKRHGQGEENPDRDTRLQEDDTLILYGPLEAVEAAEGKLLGG is encoded by the coding sequence ATGCACGACGCCTTAACACTTATTGTTGTTCTACTCGGCTCCGCCGTGGCTGCGGTAGTGCTGTTTCGCCGCCTTGGCATGCCTCCGATCCTGGCCTATCTACTCTGCGGTCTGGCAGCAGGGCCTTTCGGGTTTGGCGGGATCACCGATCTCGAAGGCATACAGCACGTGGCCGAATTCGGGATCGTGTTTCTGCTCTTTACCCTCGGTCTTGAATTTTCTATTCCTCGCTTGCTGACCTTGCGGCGAGTGGTATTTGGTGCAGGCCCGTTGCAGGTCATTCTGACAGGCCTGGCCGTTTTCGCCGTTATGCGCCTGCTTGGCTTTTCACCTCTCACTTCAGGTATTACCGGTTGCGCACTGTCGCTTTCATCCACCGCCATTGTGATTCGCGAGTTGATTGGGCGCGGTGCGGTGAACACCGGCTATGGCCGTGCTTCCACCGGTATTCTGCTGTTCCAGGACCTGGCTGCCGTCTTGATGCTGGTATTGCTGCCGCTGTTTAGTCAGGAGAACAGTGACAACCTGCTCGGCATGACAGCCCTGACGCTGGGCAAATCCCTGCTGCTGTTTGTTGGCATTTTTGTGGTCGGCAAATGGGTACTGCCCCGCTTGCTGGAAGAAACCGGCCGCACCCGGTCCGACGAAGTGTTTGTGATGACCGCGCTGCTGCTGGCGCTGGTGGCCGCGTGGGTCACTCACTGGCTTGGGCTGTCCATGGCCCTGGGCGCGTTCCTCGCCGGCATGATGCTTGGCGAGAGTCACTTCCGTCACCAGATTGAGGCGGATCTCCGCCCGTTCCGGGATCTGCTGCTCGGGCTGTTCTTTATCAGCGTGGGCATGCTGGTAGACCCGGATCTGTTTGCCGCCAAATGGCACTGGATCATCATTGCTGCCGCTTCCATCATGCTGTTCAAGGTGGTGCTGATCATGGTGCTGCTGAAAACCCTGGGTGAGCGAACAGAGGTTAGCCTGCGCAGCGGCCTGATCCTGTCCCAGTGCGGTGAGTTCGGTTTCGTGCTGGTGGCTCTGGCGGTCTCCCACGACGTCATGACTCCCGGCAAGGCTGGCCTGCTGGTGTCGATCACCGTTCTGACCATGTCGGTGACCCCTGCCCTGATCCACAACAGTGGCCGGCTGACCCGTGCCCTGCTGCGCCCCTGGCTATCGGTTCCGGACGATGCTCCGGTGTCCAAGGATATCCAGGGGCATGTGATTCTCTGCGGGTACGGTCGTGTGGGACAGAATCTCATGCGCTACCTGGCCAACTTCCATCATCAGGCTATTGCCGTGGACCTGGATATCGTCCGCCTCCAGGAAGCCAGTGCCGCCGGCGAGCGCATTCTCTACGGCGATGCCAGCCGCAAGGATATTCTCGAGCGCGCCGGTATCGAACGCGCGCGCTTGCTAGTGGTGACATTCGACAATGCGCGGCTCGCCGAACGCATTATCCATACCGTGCGCGATATCAATCCGGACATTCGGGTACTGGTGCGCACCCGGGATGAAACCCACCTGGAAAGCCTCACCGAGGCTGGCGCCGCCGAAGTAGTACCAGAAGTGCTGGAAGCCTCCCTGATGCTGGTCGCCCACGCTCTGATGATGCTGGATGTCCCCTTCGAAAGAGTGCTGGCCACCCTGCGCAAGACACGCCGGGAGCGCTATCGCATGCTGCGCGGCTATTATCATGGCGACAGTTTCCCCACCGCCGACAGCGCCGGTAATCCCTATCGGCTGCTACACGCTGTGACGCTCACCGGCAAGGCCCGTGCAATTGGCTTGAGTATCGAGGAATGCAGTCTCAAGGATGTGGAAATCCGCGAAATCAAACGTCATGGCCAGGGTGAAGAAAATCCGGACCGGGACACCAGGCTGCAGGAGGACGATACCTTGATCCTGTATGGCCCACTGGAAGCGGTGGAAGCGGCGGAAGGCAAGTTGTTGGGCGGCTAA